In a single window of the Halobaculum lipolyticum genome:
- a CDS encoding VOC family protein: MNVRTIDHVNLRIPADGLAAARAFYADGLGFELEGVDRFESGAKPFFDVRLAPAHVIHLWPTEEFAAPAATNYDHVALVVEEDVETVTADLADAGIAVERELDSPLGATGEAGAVYVRDPFGYRVELKEPVERT; encoded by the coding sequence GTGAACGTCCGCACTATCGACCACGTGAACCTCCGCATCCCCGCCGACGGGCTCGCCGCCGCCCGCGCGTTCTACGCCGACGGTCTCGGGTTCGAGTTGGAGGGCGTCGACCGCTTCGAGTCGGGGGCGAAGCCGTTCTTCGACGTGCGACTCGCGCCCGCCCACGTGATCCACCTGTGGCCGACCGAGGAGTTCGCGGCGCCGGCCGCGACGAACTACGACCACGTCGCGCTCGTCGTCGAGGAGGACGTGGAGACGGTGACCGCCGACCTCGCGGACGCCGGCATCGCGGTCGAGCGGGAACTCGACAGCCCGCTCGGCGCGACCGGCGAGGCGGGCGCGGTGTACGTCCGCGACCCGTTCGGCTACCGGGTGGAGCTGAAGGAGCCGGTGGAACGGACGTAG
- a CDS encoding helix-turn-helix domain-containing protein produces MSDSPDMEELIHTEEPSFGHVMACVFGIQEHESRTYLRLLENPGSTVEELATVLDRDRSNVNRSLTTLLEKGLAERERRLLDPGGYVYQYTATPLPEAKELLHAALDEWAETVHGVIEAFGGEE; encoded by the coding sequence ATGAGCGACTCGCCGGACATGGAGGAGCTGATCCACACCGAGGAGCCGAGCTTCGGGCACGTGATGGCGTGCGTGTTCGGGATCCAAGAACACGAGAGTCGGACGTACCTCCGGCTGCTGGAGAACCCCGGCAGCACCGTCGAGGAGCTGGCGACCGTGCTCGACCGCGACCGCTCGAACGTGAATCGCTCGCTCACGACGCTGTTGGAGAAGGGGCTGGCCGAGCGCGAGCGGCGGTTGCTCGACCCCGGCGGCTACGTGTACCAGTACACCGCGACGCCGCTGCCGGAGGCGAAGGAGCTTCTCCACGCCGCCCTCGACGAGTGGGCCGAGACGGTCCACGGGGTCATCGAGGCGTTCGGCGGCGAGGAGTAG
- the thrC gene encoding threonine synthase, with product MSLSLDAPTQDAPSVADDGVWLECIACGGQFAPFDDVRFTCDDCDGLLEVRYADPPTFDDFAGEGVWRYAAALPFEEGVSLPEGHTPLHEVPRLKEDVGVNRLRVKHEGMNPTGSFKDRGMTVGVRVAAELGVDRLACASTGNTSAALAAYGARAGMETLVLLPAGKVAAGKVAQASLHDARILEVDGNFDTCLDIVQDLANRGEVYLLNSLNPFRLEGQKTIGFEILEEFRDDYGRFPDRIVLPVGNAGNTSALFKAFRELVAAGAMQPEEVPALTGVQAAGAAPMVEAVENGADEVRRWEEVETRATAIRIGNPVNAPKALPGIRETGGTAVAVDDEAITEAQRDLAREGVGVEPASAASVAGLRKLREQGVVDADEDVVCLTTGHLLKDPDAAYEAGGDPEPVGGSTEAVREHIGAE from the coding sequence ATGAGCCTCTCCCTCGACGCGCCCACGCAGGACGCGCCGTCGGTCGCCGACGACGGCGTCTGGCTGGAGTGTATCGCCTGCGGCGGGCAGTTCGCGCCGTTCGACGACGTGCGCTTCACCTGCGACGACTGCGACGGACTCCTCGAAGTCCGATACGCGGACCCGCCGACGTTCGACGACTTCGCGGGCGAGGGCGTGTGGCGCTACGCCGCCGCGCTCCCGTTCGAGGAGGGCGTCTCCCTGCCCGAGGGCCACACCCCGCTCCACGAGGTGCCGCGCCTGAAGGAAGACGTCGGCGTGAATCGCCTGCGCGTCAAACACGAGGGGATGAACCCGACGGGGTCGTTCAAGGACCGCGGCATGACCGTCGGCGTCCGCGTCGCGGCGGAACTCGGCGTCGACCGTCTCGCGTGCGCCTCGACCGGGAACACCTCCGCCGCCCTCGCCGCCTACGGCGCCCGCGCCGGGATGGAGACGCTCGTGTTGCTCCCCGCGGGGAAGGTCGCCGCCGGCAAGGTCGCGCAGGCGAGCCTCCACGACGCCCGCATCCTCGAAGTCGACGGCAACTTCGACACCTGCCTCGACATCGTGCAGGACCTGGCGAACCGCGGCGAGGTGTACCTCCTCAACTCGCTGAACCCGTTCCGGCTGGAGGGCCAGAAGACGATCGGCTTCGAGATCCTCGAGGAGTTCCGCGACGACTACGGCCGCTTCCCCGACCGGATCGTCCTCCCCGTCGGCAACGCGGGCAACACCTCGGCGCTGTTCAAGGCGTTCCGGGAACTCGTCGCCGCCGGCGCCATGCAGCCCGAGGAGGTACCCGCCCTCACCGGCGTGCAAGCCGCGGGCGCCGCGCCGATGGTCGAGGCCGTCGAGAACGGCGCCGACGAGGTGCGCCGCTGGGAGGAGGTGGAGACGCGGGCGACCGCCATCCGCATCGGCAACCCGGTGAACGCGCCGAAGGCGCTGCCGGGCATCCGCGAGACCGGCGGCACCGCCGTCGCCGTCGACGACGAGGCGATCACCGAGGCACAGCGCGACCTCGCCCGCGAGGGCGTCGGCGTCGAACCCGCCTCCGCCGCCTCCGTCGCCGGACTCCGCAAACTGCGCGAGCAGGGCGTCGTCGACGCCGACGAGGACGTCGTCTGTCTCACGACCGGCCACCTGCTGAAAGACCCCGACGCCGCCTACGAGGCCGGCGGCGACCCCGAGCCGGTCGGCGGCTCCACCGAGGCGGTGCGGGAGCACATCGGCGCGGAGTGA
- the serA gene encoding phosphoglycerate dehydrogenase has translation MKVLVTDPIADAGIETLRDAGHEVETGYDLEGDALLSAVADVHALIVRSGTDVSAAVFEAAPDLVIVGRAGIGVDNIDIDAATDHGVVVANAPEGNVRAAAEHTVAMTFAVARSIPQAHSRLKDGEWAKGDYLGREVNNKTLGIVGLGRVGQEVAKRLDSLGMDLVVYDPYINEERAAQFGAELVDDLDDCLARADFVTIHTPLLPETEGMIGAEELETMGDAYLVNCARGGIVDEPALAEAVENGPVAGAALDVFAEEPLPDDSPLLDVDEIITTPHLGASTEAAQENVAVDTARQVIAAFNDEPVINALNAPSVDESAFPRIEPYLDVADTAGRIAAQLLGERISGVEVHYEGDIAAEKVDLVTASALKGVFSPLEYEVNAVNAPQLAKDRGIEVTESKTRQAEDFQSLVTVTVKDGDTELSVCGTLFAGDDPRIVRIDGYRVDARPYGHMLVARNRDEPGVIGLIGSVLGDAGVNIAGMFNGRETIGGEALTVYNLDNPISDEAVERLLDDDRIISVNRIVLEDAENER, from the coding sequence ATGAAGGTACTCGTCACGGACCCCATCGCCGACGCGGGGATCGAGACGCTACGAGACGCCGGCCACGAGGTGGAGACGGGCTACGATCTGGAGGGAGACGCGCTGCTGTCGGCCGTCGCCGACGTGCACGCGCTGATCGTCCGCTCGGGGACGGACGTGTCCGCCGCGGTGTTCGAGGCGGCCCCCGACCTCGTCATCGTCGGGCGCGCGGGAATCGGCGTCGACAACATCGACATCGACGCGGCGACCGACCACGGCGTCGTCGTCGCCAACGCCCCCGAGGGGAACGTCCGCGCCGCCGCCGAGCACACGGTCGCGATGACGTTCGCCGTCGCCCGGTCCATCCCGCAGGCACACAGCCGGCTGAAGGACGGCGAGTGGGCGAAGGGTGACTACCTCGGGCGCGAGGTGAACAACAAGACGCTCGGCATCGTCGGCCTCGGCCGCGTCGGGCAGGAGGTCGCCAAGCGCCTCGACTCGCTGGGCATGGATCTGGTCGTCTACGACCCGTACATCAACGAGGAGCGCGCCGCCCAGTTCGGCGCCGAACTCGTCGACGACCTCGACGACTGCCTCGCCCGCGCGGACTTCGTCACCATCCACACGCCGCTGCTCCCCGAGACGGAGGGGATGATCGGCGCCGAGGAGTTGGAGACGATGGGCGACGCCTACCTCGTCAACTGCGCGCGCGGCGGCATCGTGGACGAGCCGGCGCTCGCGGAGGCCGTCGAGAACGGTCCCGTCGCCGGCGCGGCGCTGGACGTGTTCGCCGAGGAGCCGCTCCCGGACGACTCGCCGCTGCTAGACGTCGACGAGATCATCACCACGCCCCACCTCGGCGCGAGCACGGAGGCCGCCCAGGAGAACGTCGCGGTCGACACCGCCCGGCAGGTGATCGCCGCGTTCAACGACGAGCCGGTGATCAACGCGCTCAACGCCCCGTCGGTCGACGAGTCGGCGTTCCCGCGCATCGAGCCGTACCTCGACGTCGCCGACACCGCCGGCCGCATCGCGGCCCAGCTGCTCGGCGAGCGCATCTCCGGCGTCGAGGTCCACTACGAGGGCGACATCGCCGCCGAGAAGGTCGACCTGGTCACCGCCAGCGCCCTGAAGGGCGTGTTCTCCCCGCTGGAGTACGAGGTGAACGCGGTGAACGCCCCCCAGCTCGCGAAGGACCGCGGCATCGAGGTGACCGAGAGCAAGACCCGACAGGCCGAGGACTTCCAGAGCCTCGTCACGGTGACGGTGAAGGACGGCGACACGGAGCTGTCCGTCTGCGGCACGCTGTTCGCGGGCGACGACCCGCGCATCGTCCGCATCGACGGCTACCGCGTCGACGCCCGCCCGTACGGCCACATGCTCGTCGCGCGCAACCGCGACGAGCCGGGCGTCATCGGTCTCATCGGGAGCGTCCTCGGCGACGCCGGCGTCAACATCGCGGGGATGTTCAACGGCCGCGAGACCATCGGCGGCGAGGCGCTGACGGTGTACAACCTCGACAACCCGATATCCGACGAGGCGGTCGAGCGGCTCCTCGACGACGACCGGATCATCTCCGTGAACCGGATCGTCCTCGAGGACGCCGAGAACGAGCGCTGA
- the serB gene encoding phosphoserine phosphatase SerB, producing MTRLVAFDFDGTLSDSEMTVLLGERCGVADEMADITARAMNDELSYAESLRKRAALLEHLEEEEAQVAWNAVELRTGAADVIERLRERGHYVAIFTGGFERGVAAALERAGVEVDEIVANRLPVEGGRLTGAVEGPLVEGTKDGQLERVADEQGVPMTRTVAVGDGANDLPMLEVAGLAVGYEPKPAVEPACDVVVESMAELADLFENEGILVPDGADEQ from the coding sequence ATGACGCGACTCGTGGCGTTCGACTTCGACGGGACGCTGTCGGACTCGGAGATGACCGTACTGCTGGGCGAGCGATGCGGCGTCGCAGACGAGATGGCCGACATCACCGCCCGGGCGATGAACGACGAACTGAGCTACGCCGAGAGCCTCCGGAAGCGCGCCGCCCTCCTCGAACACCTCGAGGAGGAGGAGGCGCAGGTCGCCTGGAACGCGGTCGAACTCCGGACGGGCGCCGCCGACGTGATCGAGCGCCTCCGCGAGCGCGGCCACTACGTCGCCATCTTCACCGGCGGCTTCGAGCGCGGCGTCGCCGCCGCGCTGGAGCGCGCCGGCGTCGAGGTCGACGAGATCGTCGCCAACCGCCTCCCGGTCGAGGGCGGCCGCCTCACGGGCGCGGTCGAGGGACCGCTCGTCGAGGGGACGAAGGACGGCCAGTTGGAGCGGGTCGCCGACGAGCAGGGCGTCCCGATGACGCGGACGGTCGCCGTCGGCGACGGCGCCAACGACCTCCCGATGCTGGAGGTCGCGGGGTTGGCGGTCGGCTACGAGCCGAAACCGGCCGTCGAGCCGGCGTGTGACGTGGTCGTCGAGTCGATGGCCGAACTGGCCGACCTCTTCGAGAACGAGGGGATCCTCGTGCCGGACGGAGCCGACGAGCAGTAA